The Coregonus clupeaformis isolate EN_2021a chromosome 13, ASM2061545v1, whole genome shotgun sequence genome includes a region encoding these proteins:
- the dlb gene encoding delta-like protein B, protein MASLPFRCVLALAVMQVVSSSGVFELKVHSFNTAHRICRRHRDCHIFFRICLKHSEDVIHAEPPCTFGTGHTNVIRADQTSISSSAPIRIPFHFKWPGTFSLIIEAWNAETPTEYTDNQNNLVSRLATRRRLAIGEDWSQDVHFGEQSELRYSYHVFCDEYYFGDSCAEYCRPRDDTLGHYTCDEEGNKHCLEGWKGNYCSDPICSADCSERHGYCEAPGDCKCRMGWQGPSCNECVRYPGCLHGTCGQPWQCECKEGWGGLFCDQDLNYCTNHRPCANDATCTNTGQGSYTCTCRPGYSGTNCELETNECDSNPCKNGGSCNDLENDYSCTCPQGFYGKNCEIIAMTCADGPCFNGGTCMETLTGGYTCRCPPTYTGSNCEKKLDRCSNSPCLNGGECLDLGQSVLCRCRSGFTGANCQVNIDDCASVPCQNAGTCQDSVDDYTCSCTLGYAGKNCSVRSDACGRSTSAQPCQNGGTCFTHFTGPVCQCPTGFMGPSCAFTLQLSFQPAPQLTNKPSSAALTASCVLALLALGLAAGIVVLRRHRLRSRKQLSDTAVFNDLETVINHFPSEREAFLGPSGLFKISNSDPRLSLASLASLSPPDERTGRVLGGEHHSLSPGQDYLWRGESGAGLR, encoded by the exons ATGGCCTCACTACCTTTTAGATGTGTCTTGGCTTTGGCTGTAATGCAAGTG GTATCGTCCTCTGGTGTGTTCGAGCTGAAAGTCCATTCGTTCAATACTGCCCACCGCATATGCAGAAGGCATAGGGACTGCCACATATTTTTCCGAATTTGTCTAAAACACTCCGAGGACGTTATCCATGCGGAGCCACCATGCACGTTTGGAACGGGACACACCAACGTCATCCGCGCAGATCAGACCTCGATTTCCAGCAGCGCTCCGATTAGAATACCGTTCCATTTCAAGTGGCCG GGAACATTTTCGCTGATCATTGAAGCATGGAACGCAGAAACCCCTACAGAATACACAG ACAACCAAAACAACCTTGTCAGCCGCTTGGCCACCAGAAGAAGACTGGCCATCGGCGAGGACTGGTCTCAAGACGTCCACTTCGGAGAGCAGAGCGAGCTGCGCTACTCCTACCACgtattctgtgacgagtactacTTTGGCGATAGCTGCGCGGAGTACTGCAGACCCCGCGACGACACTTTGGGTCACTACACCTGTGACGAGGAGGGGAACAAACACTGTCTGGAGGGCTGGAAGGGCAACTACTGTTCTGATC CCATCTGCTCAGCGGACTGCAGCGAGAGGCACGGCTACTGCGAGGCCCCTGGGGACTGCAAGTGCAGGATGGGCTGGCAGGGGCCCTCGTGCAATGAGTGTGTGCGCTACCCGGGTTGTCTCCATGGCACCTGCGGCCAGCCATGGCAGTGCGAATGCAAGGAGGGCTGGGGTGGCCTCTTCTGTGACCAGGACCTCAACTACTGCACCAACCACCGGCCATGTGCCAACGATGCCACCTGCACCAACACAGGCCAGGGCAGCTACACCTGCACCTGCCGCCCGGGCTACAGTGGCACCAACTGTGAGCTGGAGACCAACGAGTGTGACAGCAACCCCTGCAAGAACGGAGGCAGCTGCAAT GACCTGGAGAACGACTACTCGTGCACCTGCCCCCAGGGCTTCTATGGGAAGAACTGTGAGATCATCGCCATGACGTGTGCCGATGGGCCTTGCTTCAATGGGGGCACCTGCATGGAGACACTAACGGGGGGCTACACCTGCCGTTGCCCTCCCACGTACACCGGCTCCAACTGTGAGAAGAAACTGGACCGCTGCAGCAACAGCCCATGTCTGAATG GTGGTGAGTGTCTAGACCTGGGTCAAAGCGTGCTATGCCGCTGCCGCTCCGGGTTCACCGGGGCCAACTGCCAGGTCAATATCGACGACTGTGCCTCAGTACCGTGCCAGAATGCTGGAACCTGCCAGGACAGTGTGGACGACTACACCTGCTCGTGCACGCTGGGCTACGCTGGCAAGAACTGCAGCGTGCGTTCGGACGCCTGTGGCCGCAGCACCAGCGCCCAGCCCTGCCAGAACGGCGGCACCTGCTTCACCCACTTCACGGGGCCTGTGTGCCAGTGTCCGACGGGTTTCATGGGACCTAGCTGTGCGTTCACGCTGCAGCTCAGCTTCCAGCCCGCCCCCCAACTGACAAATAAGCCTTCCTCCGCCGCCCTCACTGCCTCTTGCGTCCTGGCGTTACTCGCCCTTGGCCTAGCGGCGGGCATCGTGGTGCTGCGGCGGCACCGGCTGCGTAGTAGGAAGCAACTGAGCGACACGGCGGTGTTCAATGACCTGGAGACGGTGATCAACCACTTCCCCAGCGAGAGAGAGGCTTTCCTGGGGCCCAGCGGCCTGTTCAAGATCAGCAACAGCGACCCGCGCCTCAGCCTGGCATCGCTCGCATCGCTGAGCCCCCCAGATGAGAGGACAGGCCGGGTACTTGGGGGGGAGCACCATTCTCTCTCCCCTGGACAGGACTACCTCTGGAGGGGGGAGAGTGGGGCTGGGCTAAGATGA
- the ppp1r14aa gene encoding protein phosphatase 1, regulatory (inhibitor) subunit 14Aa produces the protein MATKRVGRTRADEVHSSDLGTSREHGVNLQKRQARVTVKYNRKELQRRLDVEKWIDDCLDELYLGKEEDMPDEVNIDDLIDLPSNEERVEKLQVILQTCSNNTETFIGELLVKLEGLHKQEELATEGIEHPSLCNHPQHRHEPYHFNDPHCPRTHTHQTL, from the exons ATGGCAACCAAAAGGGTCGGAAGGACGCGCGCAGATGAAGTCCACTCATCAGATTTGGGAACGTCTCGGGAACACGGAGTCAACCTACAGAAGAGACAAGCTCGAGTGACTgtgaaatacaacagaaaagagCTGCAGAGACGACTAGACGTGGAGAAATGGATAGATGACTGCTTGGACGAGCTGTACTTAGGCAAG gagGAAGACATGCCAGACGAGGTAAACATTGATGACCTGATAGACCTGCCTAGCAATGAGGAGCGAGTGGAAAAGTTACAG GTGATCCTTCAGACATGCAGCAACAACACAGAG ACCTTCATCGGCGAGCTGTTGGTCAAGCTGGAAGGCCTTCACAAGCAGGAGGAGCTGGCTACCGAGGGCATCGAacacccctccctctgcaaccaCCCACAGCACCGCCATGAGCCGTACCACTTCAACGACCCCCACTGCCCCCGCACCCACACCCACCAGACCCTCTGA